In Taeniopygia guttata chromosome 2, bTaeGut7.mat, whole genome shotgun sequence, one genomic interval encodes:
- the DTNA gene encoding dystrobrevin alpha isoform X24 translates to MAASPVPTGLTKSPAKKLTNALSKSLSCASSREPLHPMFPDQPEKPLNLAHIVPPRPVTSMNDTLFSHSVPSGSPFANRRLLGGINAASPVADEHSLIKLYVNQLHNNSRVLDSASRLDEEHKLIARYAARLAAETSSSQPSQQRGASDISFTIDANKQQRQLIAELENKNREILQEIQRLRLEHEQASQPTPEKAQQNPTLLAELRLLRQRKDELEQRMSALQESRRELMVQLEGLMKLLKTQGAGSPRSSPSHTISRPIPMPIRSASACSTPTHAPQDSLTGVGGDVQEAFAQSARRNLRNDLLVAADSITNTMSSLVKELNSEVGSETESNVDSEFGRTHFDDLVPSPTSEKAFLAQIHARKPGYIHSAAATGSMRSDMVTEDGDPYVRADDENYENDSVRQLENELKMEEYLKQKLQDEAYQVSLQS, encoded by the exons CACAGGACTCACG AAATCACCTGCTAAGAAGCTAACTAATGCACTTAGCAAGTCTTTAAGCTGTGCTTCCAGCCGTGAACCTTTGCACCCAATGTTCCCTGACCAGCCTGAAAAACCTCTAAACCTGGCTCATATTGT GCCCCCCCGACCTGTAACCAGCATGAACGACACACTCTTCTCCCATTCTGTTCCCTCAGGAAGTCCGTTTGCAAACAGAAG GTTACTTGGGGGTATAAATGCAGCCAGTCCTGTGGCTGATGAGCATTCTCTTATAAAGCTGTATGTAAATCAGCTTCACAACAATTCACG CGTCCTTGACAGTGCAAGTCGCCTGGATGAAGAACACAAGCTGATCGCCAGGTACGCAGCAAGGCTGGCAGCAGAAACTTCTTCATCA CAGCCGAGTCAGCAGAGGGGGGCATCAGATATCTCCTTCACCATTGATGCAAACAAGCAAcaaaggcagctgattgcagaGCTCGAAAATAAAAACCG AGAAATCCTACAGGAGATCCAGAGGCTGCGACTTGAACACGAGCAAGCATCTCAGCCCACACCAGAGAAGGCCCAACAAAATCCCACTCTCCTTGCAGAGCTCCGGCTCCTGAG ACAGCGGAAGGATGAGCTGGAACAGAGGATGTCTGCTCTCCAGGAAAGCAGAAGGGAGCTGATGGTTCAGTTAGAAGGCCTCATGAAACTGCTGAAG ACGCAGGGGGCAGGCTCCCCGCGCTCCTCGCCCAGCCACACCATCAGCCGGCCCATTCCCATGCCCATCAGGtctgcctctgcctgctccaCCCCGACCCACGCGCCTCAGGACTCTCTGACCGGGGTGGGAGGAGATGTGCAGGAAGCCTTTGCACAAA GTGCAAGACGAAACTTAAGAAATGATTTGCTGGTGGCAGCAGATTCAATCACCAACACCATGTCTTCTTTGGTGAAAGAACTAAATTCTG AAGTGGGCAGCGAGACAGAGAGCAATGTGGATTCTGAGTTTGGACGGACTCATTTTGATGATCTGGTTCCATCCCCGACGTCTGAGAAGGCTTTCCTGGCGCAGATCCACGCCCGGAAGCCGGGATACATCCACAGCGCTGCTGCCACCGGCTCCATGCGCAGCGACAT GGTTACGGAAGATGGAGACCCTTACGTCAGAGCAGATGATGAAAATTACGAGAATGACTCTGTGCGCCAGCTGGAGAATGAACTGAAAATGGAGGAGTACCTGAAGCAGAAGCTGCAGGATGAGGCGTACCAG GTCAGTTTGCAAAGTTGA
- the DTNA gene encoding dystrobrevin alpha isoform X25, producing the protein MFPDQPEKPLNLAHIVPPRPVTSMNDTLFSHSVPSGSPFANRRLLGGINAASPVADEHSLIKLYVNQLHNNSRVLDSASRLDEEHKLIARYAARLAAETSSSQPSQQRGASDISFTIDANKQQRQLIAELENKNREILQEIQRLRLEHEQASQPTPEKAQQNPTLLAELRLLRQRKDELEQRMSALQESRRELMVQLEGLMKLLKTQGAGSPRSSPSHTISRPIPMPIRSASACSTPTHAPQDSLTGVGGDVQEAFAQSARRNLRNDLLVAADSITNTMSSLVKELNSEVGSETESNVDSEFGRTHFDDLVPSPTSEKAFLAQIHARKPGYIHSAAATGSMRSDMVTEDGDPYVRADDENYENDSVRQLENELKMEEYLKQKLQDEAYQVSLQS; encoded by the exons ATGTTCCCTGACCAGCCTGAAAAACCTCTAAACCTGGCTCATATTGT GCCCCCCCGACCTGTAACCAGCATGAACGACACACTCTTCTCCCATTCTGTTCCCTCAGGAAGTCCGTTTGCAAACAGAAG GTTACTTGGGGGTATAAATGCAGCCAGTCCTGTGGCTGATGAGCATTCTCTTATAAAGCTGTATGTAAATCAGCTTCACAACAATTCACG CGTCCTTGACAGTGCAAGTCGCCTGGATGAAGAACACAAGCTGATCGCCAGGTACGCAGCAAGGCTGGCAGCAGAAACTTCTTCATCA CAGCCGAGTCAGCAGAGGGGGGCATCAGATATCTCCTTCACCATTGATGCAAACAAGCAAcaaaggcagctgattgcagaGCTCGAAAATAAAAACCG AGAAATCCTACAGGAGATCCAGAGGCTGCGACTTGAACACGAGCAAGCATCTCAGCCCACACCAGAGAAGGCCCAACAAAATCCCACTCTCCTTGCAGAGCTCCGGCTCCTGAG ACAGCGGAAGGATGAGCTGGAACAGAGGATGTCTGCTCTCCAGGAAAGCAGAAGGGAGCTGATGGTTCAGTTAGAAGGCCTCATGAAACTGCTGAAG ACGCAGGGGGCAGGCTCCCCGCGCTCCTCGCCCAGCCACACCATCAGCCGGCCCATTCCCATGCCCATCAGGtctgcctctgcctgctccaCCCCGACCCACGCGCCTCAGGACTCTCTGACCGGGGTGGGAGGAGATGTGCAGGAAGCCTTTGCACAAA GTGCAAGACGAAACTTAAGAAATGATTTGCTGGTGGCAGCAGATTCAATCACCAACACCATGTCTTCTTTGGTGAAAGAACTAAATTCTG AAGTGGGCAGCGAGACAGAGAGCAATGTGGATTCTGAGTTTGGACGGACTCATTTTGATGATCTGGTTCCATCCCCGACGTCTGAGAAGGCTTTCCTGGCGCAGATCCACGCCCGGAAGCCGGGATACATCCACAGCGCTGCTGCCACCGGCTCCATGCGCAGCGACAT GGTTACGGAAGATGGAGACCCTTACGTCAGAGCAGATGATGAAAATTACGAGAATGACTCTGTGCGCCAGCTGGAGAATGAACTGAAAATGGAGGAGTACCTGAAGCAGAAGCTGCAGGATGAGGCGTACCAG GTCAGTTTGCAAAGTTGA